The sequence aagagcagccagtccaccttcagTATGTTTTGGAAGGGGAGAAAAACAACAGAATACTCAGATAAGGCCCacagggacagtatggaaaactcCTCATAGACAGTGACTGGaagtgaggatcaaacccaggtccccaagGCCCATGTTAATGTGCTGCACCCCCTTAAACACCATGctgccctattattattattggtagaaTAATTAAACATTGTTATTTTGTGGCAATAATATCCGAAACACAATCATTAAAAAATTTATCATTACAAGACTACATTAGGCTGCAATAAGTAAAGCTTTGATCCTGCAGTGTTCACCCCGGTCTATGTGGCTGGAATTTTAGGTAATCCAAACTCATCAACCAGGACACCATCCTAAgaaacacacattaacatattttaaatttaagaatgtacactatatggccaaaagtataaggACACCTGACCTAatgtgcttgttggacatactGTTTTAAAAAGGGTATTATTTTGGAGCTTATGTCCCTCTTATGGCTATAACATTTTCCACTTGTATTAAAGTGGAAGGGtttgtgggaacttgtgccaaCTGTTCCAAAATAgcttttgtgaggtcaggtatGAGAAAGTCTGGCTCACAATTAACATTCCAGTTtaacccaaaggtgttcagtgaggTTGAGTTCTGGGTTCTGTGCAAGCCACTAGAGTTCCTTGACACCAAACATGTCAAAATATGTCCTTATGGACCTCGCTTCATGCACAGGGGCATAGACATGCTGGAACTCTTTTAGCTATGGATGTGGTTAAAACACCTCAGTACACAACTCTACAATTGGggtggtgtccatatacttcaTAATATATGTGTGTAAGCAATTTCAtcaatgactttttttttttaggaatatttcaaataatgtaaatataacctTAATGGTTTTGCTGTCGGTGGGCATTCCTTCTGGTATGGAGGGTGCAGACGAAGCTTCGTCCAAATAGGAGCTGTCATCATCCAGCAGTAACTCATCTCCAAGTGCATCCAACTCTACATCAGGGTGCGAAATACACACTGAGCTTTTCTCTGGAAAGTAACTATCAGTCATTCAGAAATGCTCTGCACATTTGTCATCTACCTGCTTCTAGTTCATCTTCATCAATATCTGGTGTACCATAGCTGCGACTCAGAGCTTCCTGCACTTCATCTGCTTCCTCCATCATGTCCTCAAGCTGGTCTTGTAGATCCTAATGGCCAGATATCATGACAAATCAGTAGTATGGGTTGCCGGGACAACCATATCTTGTGTGCAGAGTATCAGTAATTCAATGTATGACGAGTTATTCAGTGAGTATTAGTACAAAGCTGTATGGGTAGATCACCTGGGTTTCTATAAACAAGCAACCAATACACCCTTCTCATTATATGTCTCTGTTAAAcataattttttcatttttataggTATTTTGAATGGCtggtttatgtatttttaagtgGTGAATGAAAATTAGACAGCACTGTTATTTATATAGTGTTGTATATGTGCCTCAACAAAACAGAAGGCAATTCTTGGCTTACTTCAGCTAAGACATGGGTTAATTAAACTCCCATAGCATGGAAGCACACAAAATCTGTAATCAAACACATTATTCAAGTTTTCTCAGTGTCTACATTTCATTTAGCATTtgtcatctctacactggctgccaattaaattccacattgattacaaaatacttttactaacttataaagcgctacatggtccggctccacagtatctgagtgaacttattgatcactacagcccagcacatccacttcgctcacaagatgcagggttacttatagttcctagaatttaaaagatcacagctggtggaagctccacaactttggaataatcttcctgcctctgtccgggactcggacacagtctcaatgttcaagtctagattgaaaacatatttatttactcaggcttttgattagtattttcaaactaggggtgtgtggctccAGTCCTGGAGATCTGGGGTCTGGGCAGCATCTGGCTTCTCACCGGAGCTACccactcactacagactttatcacagacaaataatCAAGAACTCCAATTATATTTTGCtagttttaaattttagtttaatttaattttgtgtatgtatcaTTTGTGTAAATTCCATCCTTTAGGCCACCCAAGAacgatgggtccctgctgagtctggttcctctcaaggtttcatcctgtatatttaagggagtttttccttgccactgtcgccctcggcttgctcagtgggggtttttggtctgtgggtcctggattctgtaaagttgctttgagacaatgttcattgtaaaaagcgctatataaataaaatggactTGACTTgtctttaaatattaatacatattaATCCAGCACTCTAAAAACTTTCACTTCTATCTGTATAGTCAGAAACAAGTCCTTACAAAAAAAATAGTAAACCTTTAAGGGGTCTATTTTGTAGCTGTGCAGCCTCCAAGCCCATGTTAAAGTCTGTCTACGACACCATCATCCATGTTCAAAGGCCATTCAAAAGGCCCCTTTTTGGATTATACTGGAGCAAGTATAAGGTGACAGTCTGCATTTATATCCTGATCTTGGCAAGAGACACAGTTCATGAGCGTCTCAATGTGTCCACTCAAACCAACTCTATTTATATGGGTACAGAAAAGTCACcacttgtaaccaatcatgattTATCGAGCACACAATCACTTACACACAGCAAAATCTTATATTATCAAATAATCCACACAGTGTCctctataaaaaaatatttttatttttattattatttataatagtttttatttttatgtttaatagtACAAACATATATGTAACATACCTCAATTTGATCCATCTTCACTTGTTTATAGGcctttttcatttctttagCTCCAATCTTCATAGCCTCAATCTACAAAAGAACAAATCATAACAAAATGCTAAACAAGCTGCTTATTTAtatactatatagccaaaagtatgttgacacccttcctaattattaagttcaggcaTGTTAGTGACACTACTGTCTAACAGATtagaacattttataaaaaattccATTAAAATACAACCAACTTTGTGGCAAGGGGTTTGGGGAACCCCCTTACATTTGTTCAGAATCACatgatgtccaaaaatgcacagttTAAACTCAAGTCTGACCGCTCCTGATGGCAAGCATATACACAAGAATAAAAATGGTAAAATCTGTAAAAGGAGGCTTCCACtgttttaaaataggatgtccaacaaactaatagtcaagtgtccacatactttggctttaaatctttttattttattttatgtaaatgtGGTAACAGTACATTCTAGGGAGCTGAAAAAGTAATGTTTTATAGAAGATGTCAGTATCCAAGAAAACACAGACTTACAGTTGTCTTGGTGTCCTTTAAAGACTGAATAGTGTAGTTGGCCTGTTCCATGTTAAAGGACTGCTGTGCAAGCTGATCTCTTTGGCCCTCGTACCTGCATTACAGTAAGACACAGCAGGTAGCTTAGCAGACCACAAACTCTTGAGCAGTAGTGCTCAGCTCTAGTGCCTTGTCAGAGAAGTAACTGTATATACTGTTTGACTATATACACTCACCGACTATTTTATCAAAAGCACCTGT is a genomic window of Trichomycterus rosablanca isolate fTriRos1 chromosome 4, fTriRos1.hap1, whole genome shotgun sequence containing:
- the chmp5a gene encoding charged multivesicular body protein 5; the protein is MNRLFGRSRIQAPPSLSECISNVDGRAEVIEKKIARIDSELIKYKEQMKKMREGPAKDAVKQKAMRVLKQKRLYEGQRDQLAQQSFNMEQANYTIQSLKDTKTTIEAMKIGAKEMKKAYKQVKMDQIEDLQDQLEDMMEEADEVQEALSRSYGTPDIDEDELEAELDALGDELLLDDDSSYLDEASSAPSIPEGMPTDSKTIKDGVLVDEFGLPKIPAT